The proteins below come from a single Tachypleus tridentatus isolate NWPU-2018 chromosome 13, ASM421037v1, whole genome shotgun sequence genomic window:
- the LOC143236147 gene encoding uncharacterized protein LOC143236147, which yields MFTDECAICRLSRARNVYVWAKENPHYYEEIEYNTPHVMMWAALNALRVIEPYFFDGPLNHTSYLNMLQQWFIPKIDELGIREKVWFQQDGAPVHYALTVRDYLNDTFSDKRIGRGSVTSLAPMKWPE from the coding sequence ATGTTTACGGACGAGTGCGCAATTTGCCGTTTGAGTCGAGCTCGAAATGTTTACGTCTGGGCAAAGGAGAATCctcattattatgaagaaattgaATACAACACTCCGCATGTCATGATGTGGGCGGCACTTAATGCGCTTCGTGTTATTGAACCATACTTCTTTGACGGGCCACTAAACCATACCTCATAtctaaatatgttacaacaatggtttatacCGAAAATCGATGAACTTGGAATCAGAGAGAAAGTTTGGTTTCAACAAGATGGAGCTCCGGTTCATTATGCCCTCACTGTGCGAGATTATCTTAATGACACTTTTTCAGATAAGCGAATAGGTCGTGGTTCTGTAACATCCCTGGCACCCATGAAATGGCCCGAATGA